The sequence GCACaccattaatttcattttaaggCAGAAATGTATGGAAGGGGGTGGTGGGTAGTGTCAAAATCATGCACAGGCCAGGAGAAAATgagaccgtgcatcacaaaaccaacaaaaagttgcacaacCTGATtgtatgtgaggactcaaatacCCATGGTAGGTGAAAAGTcaatctttaattttgtttacTTTCTGAAAAAAGTGTTCTGCACAATTCCAAATTTCtgaatcataaaacaaacagcaaaccaacttcttgcattttttaaaaacacttttctttttgtagaatagtgtgattacgtATGGTTTAGAGGTCCCTTTAATTCTTACAAACCCTtgacacactcttcactttcaacttacCCATGGgtaggtgaaataggtcaacctagtagatctttaattttgtttacTTTCTGAAAAAAGTCTTCTGCACAATTCCAAATTTCtgaatcataaaacaaacaggaaaccgacttcttgcattttttaaaaacacttttctttttgtagaatagtgtgattacaTATGGTTTAGAGCCCCCTTTAATTCTTACAAACCCATgacacttcactttcaacttgAATTTGTGAAAGGATgatgttactgctttgaaagttggttttAGTCATAGATAGAATGTGCTTAcagagcatgcttaatttcagcatAATAttaaaattccttcattgttgctgcTATAGAGTTGTATATCGTGACTCCTCCCATTCACTGCGCAGGGTACAGCATGGTGAAACTGAACACTTGAACAGACCTCAAACATAAAAGTCTCTTTCCTAAGTAAACACTTTTTAGAGTGTGTACCTTCTTTCTGCTATTTAGATATGATAGGAAAGTCCATTAGTATTGCaatttacatcatttgaaagATTTGAATCTGGTATTCCAGCATCTCAAATTCATGGTCTCGCTACTCTTTGTTAGATTTGCAATAAAAGTTCATACATATGAATGtcgatttttcaaaaaaaaatatgaggtagaaaaaaaattaaaacacaaaagttaatttcaaaacaactttgcaaatttacaattgttttttgtttaccaCTAACCTTTAATACAGACTCAATGAGCTGACATGGCATGAGGGTCAGCTTCCAGCAGATGAAGTATGGATCAAGGTCGAAGGGGACAAGGGAGGAGGTGGCAAATGTACATCGCCCGAACAGTCTGCAGAACACACAAACCATTCTCGTCTTCCCAGGGGCAGACTCAACATTCAACATCGATATAGCCCTCAAACCGATGCAGCCCCAGATGGAGGCCTTGGCTTCATCGACAAGGAGGCTAGTATAAAGTCCATGTTTACTGTCCAGTATATACTCGGCAAATGAAGGCGATGGTGACATATTCAAGCTGTTGTTGATTTCCCTGCAGAAAGGcacaaaaagtaaagttttcaTTATCCCTGAAGAGAAAAATGCAGCAttgaatttattaaaaaaaaaaaaacaatgaaattttggAGATAAACTTAGGACAAGTAACAACATCAATGATGGATGGATGGTATGTTACTGTTTCGTTCACTCTAACACAATTATGTGATCAAATGATTGTAAGAAAGCATTTAGTGTAACAGTTACCATAAAGTAAACTTGAACTGTGTATTAAAAtgcaataaatgaaacaaaacaaataatggaATGCAGCTCCAAATAAACCGACATAAAAAATTATATTGAAATTGATATAACCTTTTTAGTGGTTATACTTCTCAAACATACTGTAAATATAGCTGTGCCCTGTATCAAACAGTTCTGTAACTAAGCACATTATTATCTCTTTTCACATTATAGACAAAAGAAAGTGCGTCTGTTCATGTTTGGGGACTATGAGTTTCTAACGAGAATGTACGGCTTGACAGGACCAAATGGTGAgttcatttgcataaatcatgtgaaaataaagaaatattatgTGAAATGAACACTGTACATGCCATAGTtataatttacctgtaataattTTGTGAATTCCTGCCTTACTTTACTTATTAAATTTTGACtggcatgtttgtttttgttttctttttcaaggcCGTCATTGCTACCTCTACTGTACATCAACAAAGCAGGGGATGGCAGCATATCCATCAGAGAGGCAATCTACTTCTCTGCGGACAATGAACAGCCTGAAAGCATCCCTGGAGGAGTTCAAACTGAGGGGTGTACCCAAAGAAGCAAACATTGTGATCAGGGAGCCCTTCTTCAATATTTCCTTGGATCAGGCAAGTCTAAGAACATAGTATCAATTGTAGACATCAATAAttaatcaaatgaaagaaattgcCACATTTTTCACTGTAAGCTTACATGTGATTACAAAGTATCTGCTTTTGAAGTttacaaaaatatatcaaaatctctttctattgatcaAGTACATTACAATGCACTACtctgaaaagaaatgaacacACATGAGGAGAATACTACTAAATACAGTATAAGTCATGCAGATACAGGCCTGCTCCGACAGATTCTCCTACTTATCTCATGACAAAATGTATGCTCCTTCATTTTTTGAATCAGGTCTGTCTCCCTGGCCTCCATATGTCCCTTGGCATTTTCCACAAGCACTACAATTCCCTGTGCAATGCTTGCCATGCCTTGAACTTGAAGATTGCCCAGAAGATGGCAGGGGACACTATGGACCAACTGGCTGCCAAGGAGGCCTTTAGTCTTCTCGTCAGGAAGCTGAGTCTGCAGTCCAGGGTACAGGAGGTCAATGATGAAATCGCTGAGCTCATCGAACAACACACCACGGTGGGCCTCCTGTACCCTGAGAATGAACCCCCTGCAGTGATCCTGCAAATGGCAGacgaaaagaagaaggaggaaactGAACTGGTAAGCAGTTTCTTCAACTGTGTACATTCATATTAAACTTTATCACATTGCTTATATTTGTAAAATAGAAAGGCACATGTGTATCAAGTTTTCCACAtttatttcctttcaggaaaagGCCATTTCAAACCTACCCGGCCTTCCCCCTGGGGCAGGACCTGTATCTTCTGCGCTGGAGGATGTCCTGCAGAAGTTGCACGTGGCAAGACAAGCATATCATGGACCAGCATTTGTGGGAAACCATGTGCATAAGTGCCTGAAAGTGAGTGAAAATTACAtcattgacaaagaaaaaaatgtaacacacTGCTTTACACTAAACTTTTTGACATATGTATCAGTAAGATGGTGCATTAATGCCtatcatatacagtgtattcccATCACAATGAACACAGTtatagtgaaattttggataAAACAGAGTAAAAATTCAAGCCCCAAAATCATCATCTATCAATATCTTTACTTACTTCAATGTACTTCAtgagaaaactgccagtccagGGGACTTGGTTAAAACAGGAGTTGCCTGTAGCAGAATGATGCAAAGGAAAGttacaaatttaatttgaatttcttttgaTAATGACAGAGTGGAAAACatgaagtcattttttttttcttttaaatctttAAAATCCAGTTTGGACATTGTCTGCATTTTCTAAACATCCAAACAATGTGGACCTCCTCACCTCATTGGTAACTGACACTGTGAAGGAACTGTGCCCCAACGATGCTGCTCTACAAGAAGAAGCAGCACAGCTTCACAGCCGCTACAATCAACTTCTGAAGTTATTTGGCCACTGCCACAGAGGCATCAACAGTGGGGCCTTCCTTACcgatgatgacatcatcaagcTTGGTAAGATACATCTATCATGCATCTTACTTTATAGAGAATGGTACATTGTGTATCTCTCTAGCCCATATCATTTTGAGTGAAATACCAATAATCTGAAGTAAGTTTTTAAATGTAACTGCTCTGTGTTATGAGTGCTAGTAGGGGGTTTCTGTTTATCTCTGTGGTACAGTCtctatattttgaaaataatgtgtAAATCTTAATTTACAAGtagattttgtttaaaatttgaatttgttttggtaTACATAATTTGAAAAGATATCAAGCAGACAGTCTCCTATCACAGTGCAGTATGGCTGCATTATAAAAACATTCCTAACTACTATTGGGGTGAATATGGTGGTAGACTGGTATGTCATACAAAACATAAATTTTTTGTACTTTGGTTTCTACATTTTCACCTTCAGATGCAAACATCCAAGAGTACTTCATCTTTGTGAGGGAAAACTTTGGGAATGAGAAGATAACTCCAAAGCAGCATCTCCTAGAAGATCACACAATACCTTGGCTGTGtaagtggaaggcatcactcgGTCTTCTGGGAGAGCAGGGTGGCGAGTCTGTCCACTGTCAGTTGAACTCTATCGTTGGAGACCTGCGTGGCTACCACGATAAGCTGAAGCTCACTCTTCAGTCTGTAAAGAACCAGTGGACCCAGAGTTGTCCATCCAATTATCACAAATACAGTTCTCATTGACTGTGGGTCTTGCACTATGGTAGAGTGTGAAGTTCTTACAAGTTTCACATACAATATTGTTTTACAAAAAGAAGCTGTCAAGAGCATTCACAATAAGTACTAAATTGGTTGCTTCCAtctcttttcttattttgtgtGTTATTTTCCATCGTTATGATTAATTTGTTGTTTATGTTTTACCATGTAATTCTGTTTTAGTGGTCAATCATAATATGGCTATGATTCCATTTGCGACTGATATAGAATTAATTATAGATTCACAATTTATAGAAATATTTCTACATTGATATTATATAAAAGTACTAGGATATGAATTATATCAATGATATGATCGTTTTCCTTGTATTATGATTCAGAAGAAGAATGATAATCTGATCATAACCATGATGTGGTGTAATTCCCCGTCAAAACATAACAGTAAACCCAGGTTCATTTacattgtgatatatgtgacgGATATGAACGGGAAAAGTGTACCATCAATATCATACTTTTGTGCTCAATATTAGGCATACAGATGTACTGTATAAttacacaatgtatgtatgtgtacatacgACGCCACAGATTTCTCTCATGAACATCCATTGTAGTAGATCTATTATTTCATTTGGAATACCATACTAAGCTGTGTGAGAGAATAGTCAAACATGACTATCTATCTATGACATGAAGCCCATTGCTTCTGTGATTGTTTGTGTACTTGCAGTGGAAGCAAAGCAACATCAGCTTACTGGGTAAAGATACTGACACTGTTACCCAAATTGATAAATGTAGTCACGAGGTGATTACACCCAATGAATATCATTCTCTTCTTACCTTCCATTTCTTCATTCAGTCAGCATTTCATGATTGACATGTGCTCCTTCGGGATAATGCGGCTGATGGTGTTGATTTGTTGCCAAGAGTGAGTGGCGGTTGATGATCATCGGTCTTGGAGGTTTCATGGTGAGAGAGTAGGGTGACCGCGTGGTTGGAGATCATGAAAggttcccccctccccccatattAGCAGTATACTTTTTACATTTTAGATCTGTCACAATCATGTGCAGCactgtttttgtcttttaaacccacAATTAATATTATTCGTGATCTGTAATAAACTGGCATTTTGGCACATGAGCCATGAGATGCACCTAGAAAAATCTACTTCTTCTTGGTAATGCAACACTCCTAACTGAGTAACAGCCAGCAACAAGCATGCCACTGGACCTGGAACATAGCTTTAATAGTATAAAGTATGGCTCATGGGTCTACATGCATGTACTTTTGAAGTTCTAGTAGAATCTTATCTCGAACCACCACTGCCATTGGCATTGCATTTATTGGTGGTACATTACTATAACATTACAATTGAATAAACAAACAGTAATTTAGATCTACAATGTCAGTGACAGTCTCAAGCTACACCGTAGAAGAACTTTCATATAGAATCTAGATGTAtattttaataaaaaaatagaattaacCTGGGCACCATGCTCCTCAATGAGCATTTATTTCTATTCTAACCGTCCACAACATAGCATTATGGCCATTGCCACAGCCCAAGCATGCGCCAATGCAATATGTACAGGTACGTTCATGCAACGAACAGCGACCGTGCATGCGATCGGAAGATACCCAATCTCTGCGCCTACGCACATGGCGGGAGCGCGAGCGAGACAccgatgaaaatgaaattctgcGGCTGTCACATctgaaaagaatgtaatatttccaataaagagaaaaaacaagttTCAGGTGTAGCCTATGATAACAATCAAAATCCATGAACTTATATAACATAAGATCAGGAACGTATCACTCCAGCATGCAAAACAGTTTGGTGCAACAAACACAACTGGTCAGATTTCTTGTGTATATCAGGTTGAAACATCTTGTTGCACCCCATCTTCGGAAGGACGTGGTAGTGAATAAAAAACTCAAGaatagaatgatacaagttGTAAAAAAGTGATTGGCTGGACCTTCATAACTATTCAAACAAgttagatacaaaaaaaaattctaatcAATAATTATGAGTAACAATTGATAATCTATAAATAAATCATATATGACAGtgtttattaaatgaaaattaaggtagagaaaaaaacaaaactaacatGATTTTATTAACATCTAGTAACTATGAATGTTGTGTTATGATTATGCATGAGGTTTGGAGATCTTTTCTTTCCAACCATAACTCGGTTCTTTTTTGTGATTGGCCATGTGAAAATttgggttggaaaaaaaaaaagcataaatcATTCACGAGGTATGTTTACGTTTTCAAGGCCATGACATTATCGATCAATATGTAAACGCACACCACCTTTGCACGTAGCGGACATATGTGCTCATTCGAAAGTGTGTGTACAAGCACACTCTGGGATTAtgccctaatcctaaccctatcCTAACCTTATCCTAATGTCCTACCCCTATTGGCCTACCTCCTACTTCCTAATCCTAACTGATGATTGTGTGTCACAGTTCTTTATATACCCCAAAAACACTAATGTgtgaagacatggttactaaaattaTAGATAACCCAGatttctcatttgaatattcataaataggcgtgaatattcatgatatgtGCCCTTTAGTCCTATGTGGGGCCCCTGtgtagtccagtcaaaatagggtttcacccaccactaattgcaacagtatgaattccactgcagtgcaacttgttatgggctcctaaacaccatactaaaagtcccaagAAATCCAATGGGGTAAAGTggctaaatttgcataatatgcaaattagctcccataatgataaaaatatagtgtttccatgaaaactgtgcttctaggtttcagattggaaaaCCGAAAGTGTTTtaacctatgtttacaatgtcagctagtgcgatgcaaacatttccatggaCATgatctgggcctcatttgcataatatgcaaattagctccccataatgatataaatacagtgtttccatgaaaactatacttctaggtttcagattgaaacaccgaaagtgttgaaacttatgttttcaatgtcagttagtgcgatgcaaacatgtCCATGTACATattctgggcctcatttgcataatatgcaaattagctccaataatgataaaaacacagtgtttccatgaaaactgtgcttctaggtttcagattggaacacccaAAGTGTTGAAACATATGTTTGCAATGtaagttagtgcgatgcaaacattccCATGTACATattctgggcctcatttgcataatatgcaaattagctccaataatgataaaaatacagtgtttccatgaaaactatgcttctaggtttcagattggaacaccgaaagtgttgaaacataTGTTTGCAAACATATGTTTGCGATGCAAACAAttccatgtacataatctgggcctcatttgcataatatgcaaagggtACCGAGCCAACGGAATATTCAAATGCCCTAAAGTGCCCGATATGAGCATATCAAGAGttttcaaatgtgatatttcagtttttcttcaccaaaaacaaacttttcagCATTAGAAACCTAGCATGTATAATTTTAAGCGAATAATAGTTCGTTAGCAGACAGATAATGAAAGCTTATCCATTAATTACGTAGAATCAAAGTACGAATATAAACAACTGTCAACATCTATAACTTGTACAATTTTGCAATTAATGAACTCTATTTGCAGAGTTGCTTATTCGAATCTGGATGATTCAGCTCTCGCacccttgagggttttgagatattgaagatAGCACAGTCAAAGGAAACTCTGTGGGTAGTGACCAAAGTTGCCCCTATCGATCATATCCCCACGGCCATttgcaaaacatgcatcaaccaACGCGATTTCTGTTGTTCTAAGcatacaagattttttttttttttaaagtcgtTTGGCCGTCTAGCAAAGACTATTTCCATGAAAGTATATCTTTAAAAAGTGGTGCACATGAGTCAAAGCGACTCGGAGGGAGGTACCCGAATTTATCCCTATACCCTCGCAGCCCGGTACAAAACACAGTATATACACGTGaatacagctgtttgaagcgagaaaaaacaacaacaacaacaaacaaacaacccactATAACGtccttttcgtttcatttccattaaatttcAGTGGAAGTTATAGAAAAATTATTGTTCTACAATATCTATAAGATAAAAAGGTGAAATCCTaaaggcaatgaaaaacatgcagtataTATAAGAGCGAAAAAAATGTTCCATGGGTACATGCCTCTGAAAAGTTCTTCCGCCTGTCTAGCACAtactcttttattttcgcaaaatGCAATTCAGGTAATACAGGAGACGTTGCTTTACAATAACTATATTGTCAAAAAGTTGGACATTCAAACGCAAGCCCTTGGGAAGTGCCCAAATCACCCATACCTTGACCTTCGTGGTCCCAAAACAggttaacaaaacatgcattatatgccAAAGCAAATTCAGTTGTACATGCACGTAGAAAGTCGTTTTGCCGGGTTGTAAATAAAaacactttacttttcatgatttttaaatggTAGAGACAATGCTTTACACTATTCATATAGTCAAAGGGGTGCACAATCAAAGGCCACCGAGTGGGATGTGTTCAAATCATCCAACCCCCAGGGCAATATAGGAAACATGCACTATCATTTAGCACGAATATGTTCCAATTTTCCAACGGTTGTACAGCAAGTGCCCtattgttttcaagaaatgcaatataattaaaagaagaaaaaattgctCGACCTTAACtttattgtcaaaagggtgaacatttcaaagcaatcccttgggaagtgtccaaaATTACACCTCCGCTCAAGCCCCGTAATTACAACACACGGATACTATGAACGCAAATACTGACGTTCTTTGGTGCATGGTCTTAGAAGTAGTTATGGCAATACAGCTACACACTTTTATATCGATGAATGTCGTGGAAATGATAGAAAAAGCATTGCTTCACAATATCTATTCAGTGagaggatgcacattaaatttcaatcctgtgggatgtgccccaAAGTACCCCACCCTcacggcaatatagaaaacattgaatatcattaacgcGAATATactatatgttccaaacgtacatgtttcaAACTTCGATCATGCCATGCAGCATGGGCACTTTGGTtttcaaaaatacattgtagttaatagaggagacatcCCTTAACGATATCCATATTGTCAAAACGGTGAacattaaacatgttaaaggaCAATCCCTTGGGAATGGTCCAAAATTACACCTCACCATACGCTCACGCACCCTTAagacaaaacacagatattagcaacgcaaacaCCGTTGTTCTAGCGTGGATGAATTTAAAAGTAGtcccggcaatacagcaaatacactatttatcaatgaaaagtcatggaaatgataaaagaaacttaactttacaagatctatacacTTAAGAGGGTGCGCATCAAACggcaaccctgtgggatgtgccaaaaatactctaccctcacggcaatatagaaaacatataatatcatataacgcgaatatatatgttccaaacgtacatgttttcgaaattccatcgtgccgtatagcaaaggcacttttgtttcccccccccaaaaaaaaaaaaaatgcaactaatTAGTAGAGGAAACATTGCTCTACattaactacattgtcaaaaaggtggaCATGCAAAGGTAATCCCTGGGGAGGTGTCTAAATTTACACCTACGCTCACGCCCTTTATGACAAGATacagatattagcaacgcaaatgcagttgttctagcgtgaatggTTTTAAATGTAGGTCTAGCAATTCAGCAAATACACTcttatataaatgaaaagtcATGAATATGATAGAAGAAGATTTGCTTTACAAGATCTACACAATAAAAAGGGTGCTTATTGAGGGGCGACCCTGTGGCGTGTGCCCCCGAAATGCCCTTTATCCtcttggcaatatagaaaacatataatatcatataacgcgaatatatatgttccaaaagtacatactgtcaaaatttgatcgtgccttatagcaagggtagtttgttttcaagaaatgcaatgtaatcaatACAGAAGACATTGCTTTACAATACTTATATAGTAAAGAGTGGTGCACATTTAAAGCGGCTCCTTGGGAGGCGCCCAAAGTTACTCCCTGAACCCCGCGTCCCCATATGCAAAATGTGCATTAATATGCCAACGTGGGTACTGGTGTTATGAATGTACTCTTACAGTTACcgctaatttgcattttatgtaaatcATTTTTGTACGACCAATTCGAAAAGGCATCTATCGTGTTCATTGACCTACAaaatataagtttatgcatttaAATCTTTAAAATTGGATAACGGGAAGCTGAGATCTGTCAATTTCCTCTCATTTCAGGTGctaatatgcatattatgcaaattttactattttgcccCGCTGGATTTTttgggacttttagtatggtgttcAGGAGGCCTCAACGACTTGCTCTGCAGTGAAATtcctactgttgcaattagtggtgGGTTACCCCCTAAAAATCGCTAGATTGACTGGACTAGTGGGGCCCCTTCATGTTTGATTAATTATAAGGGTTTAAGTAGCAATtaactgtaggcctataggccctatgcacacacacacacacacacacacacacacaagcacacttACAatcgcacacacactcactcacattaAAAAGGCAGGGCTAGCCCTACAAAAGCCCATCATGCTCCCTGCTGGCCCTGTCTGTGCCCATGTGAAACCATATCAACTTTTCCCATCTCTGCCCTTGGCTAGCCCACAAGGGCCCCTTAAAGGATGACCCTCGAGTAGCCCTTGCCCAACTCTAACCCGGC comes from Diadema setosum chromosome 17, eeDiaSeto1, whole genome shotgun sequence and encodes:
- the LOC140241202 gene encoding uncharacterized protein: MLDQYDQLNELTWHEGQLPADEVWIKVEGDKGGGGKCTSPEQSAEHTNHSRLPRGRLNIQHRYSPQTDAAPDGGLGFIDKEASIKSMFTVQQKKVRLFMFGDYEFLTRMYGLTGPNGRHCYLYCTSTKQGMAAYPSERQSTSLRTMNSLKASLEEFKLRGVPKEANIVIREPFFNISLDQVCLPGLHMSLGIFHKHYNSLCNACHALNLKIAQKMAGDTMDQLAAKEAFSLLVRKLSLQSRVQEVNDEIAELIEQHTTVGLLYPENEPPAVILQMADEKKKEETELEKAISNLPGLPPGAGPVSSALEDVLQKLHVARQAYHGPAFVGNHVHKCLKVIWTLSAFSKHPNNVDLLTSLVTDTVKELCPNDAALQEEAAQLHSRYNQLLKLFGHCHRGINSGAFLTDDDIIKLDANIQEYFIFVRENFGNEKITPKQHLLEDHTIPWLLTIRNQYMTGAKKVKLTRCKYCCQLRVRSSINLTLKVLPYSTGHVTGATLTLSNSSSNVVLI